In Paroedura picta isolate Pp20150507F chromosome 1, Ppicta_v3.0, whole genome shotgun sequence, the following are encoded in one genomic region:
- the OAZ3 gene encoding LOW QUALITY PROTEIN: ornithine decarboxylase antizyme 3 (The sequence of the model RefSeq protein was modified relative to this genomic sequence to represent the inferred CDS: deleted 1 base in 1 codon): protein MTPFDQSATLKEHKRLSIRPRHCPQCSEFEDGCPARGRTSEEEGASLKEVYKAGGLTVLAGDCELPDGPVQLDFHFALGTQGTAHWHGVRQGRRLFLDAPHLLLECCSRESLTATLEYVEGETDVDRVFVNFHKWRSDRGNLLRAFSYLGFDLVRPNHPALPPWRDVIFMVYPLDRESGPKGSVESASLGVPGREEGPALMEIAPPAQLEGE, encoded by the exons CGCAACCCTTAAGGAGCATAAGCGCTTGAGCATCAGGCCCCGTCACTGCCCACAGTGCTCC GAGTTCGAGGACGGTTGCCCGGCCAGGGGAAGGACCAGCGAAGAAGAGGGTGCGAGTCTAAAAGAGGTATACAAG GCTGGGGGCCTGACTGTTCTTGCTGGCGACTGTGAGCTTCCCGACGGCCCGGTTCAATTGGACTTCCATTTCGCACTCGGCACCCAGGGCACAGCTCACTGGCATGGTGTGCGCCAGGGACGCAGGCTCTTCCTCGACGCCCCTCACCTGCTCCTGGAATGCTGCAGCCGTGAAAG CCTGACTGCGACGCTGGAATACGTGGAAGGAGAGACGGATGTGGACCGGGTGTTTGTCAACTTCCACAAATGGCGATCGGACCGTG GTAACCTCCTCCGAGCCTTCAGCTATCTGGGCTTCGACCTCGTTCGCCCCAACCATCCCGCTCTCCCGCCCTGGAGGGACGTCATCTTCATGGTTTACCCCCTGGATCGGGAATCGGGCCCCAAAGGGTCAGTGGAGTCGGCCAGCCTAGGGGTACCCGGCAGAGAGGAGGGTCCTGCACTTATGGAGATCGCCCCCCCAGCCCAACTGGAAGGGGAATGA
- the TDRKH gene encoding tudor and KH domain-containing protein isoform X1, which produces MSSERSSWGSLTTLQKVALALGIPASGAILYILYRRYRESQEERLTFVGEEEIEIEMKVPQDAVRLLIGRHGANIKQLRKDTRARINVDMEESKVDQLIRICGSPVQVCKAKAAIHQILAENLQVEEQMHVPQRAVGRIIGRGGETVRSICRTTGAKVNCDRQGDGAFSLTRLITISGTRKEVDAAKELITEKLSEDEVFHRKLAESASCRPLRKQPLGTKKEEGAGDRGDGLPSITWPSYPSQEEQEAEKSQAAAPPDDPQELRSADNSPEDSLASWPSSTFEVPSPDFSFHANEHLEVFVSASENPNHFWVQIIGSRTFQLDKLIQEMTQYYESGCGSDLRTVRADDIVAAPYRDDDAWYRARVLGTLENGNLDLYYVDFGDNGEAPLDRLRALRSDFLSLPFQATECSLAGIAPAGEQWEEAALDEFDRLTHCAKWQPVVAKISSYIPSGSSTWPHVQLFNVSSKQNIDIGEELVRLGHAVRRLQEEGAAAGDGPHRAGPGTASSGILPIQGNTLETSLESLLSDTQKTPDEMPTTLSCISLSDAPIERLRSDTEPPCPASSLLGSAQMASAVSCVSGESSTPAGPPPLPGCGPDVPEGPPAQSKVAAEAASPISPTAFGAAANQTSSPVAPPEVTPSPVSLSRSGTSEPASCLSLPDSSTYSPRGYYYLSTTEFLSDSSVVCKGSPSLDEPCREESSSPRPVGGSYIVSSGSDLSKEEEVVSGSESVDVFQFEDSS; this is translated from the exons ATGTCCAGTGAGCGGAGCTCGTGGGGCAGCCTGACGACGCTGCAGAAGGTGGCTCTGGCCCTCGGGATCCCGGCCAGCGGCGCCATCCTCTACATCCTTTACCGCCGTTACAGGGAGAGCCAAG AGGAACGGCTGACGTTTGTGGGCGAAGAGGAGATCGAAATAGAGATGAAGGTGCCCCAGGATGCCGTCAGACTGCTGATTGGCCGCCACGGAGCCAACATCAAGCAG CTGAGAAAGGACACCCGCGCCCGCATCAACGTGGACATGGAGGAGTCCAAAGTGGATCAGCTGATCCGGATCTGCGGCTCCCCCGTCCAGGTGTGCAAGGCCAAAGCCGCCATCCACCAGATCCTGGCGGAGaacctgcaggtggaggagcagatgCACGTTCCCCAGCGGGCCGTCGGGCGCATCATTG GCAGAGGTGGGGAGACGGTGCGGTCCATCTGCCGTACCACGGGGGCCAAGGTGAACTGCGACCGGCAAGGGGACGGAGCCTTCTCACTCACCCGGCTTATCACGATCTCGGGGACCCGTAAGGAGGTGGATGCTGCCAAG gagcTGATCACCGAGAAGCTTTCGGAAGACGAAGTTTTCCACCGGAAGCTGGCCGAGTCGGCCTCGTGTCGGCCCCTGCGCAAGCAGCCTCTCGGCACGAAGAAGGAGGAAGGGGCCGGGGATCGAGGGGATGGCCTTCCCTCCATTACTTGGCCCTCTTACCCCTCCCAAGAGGAGCAGGAAGCCGAGAAgagccaggccgcggctcccccgGACGACCCACAGGAGCTGAGGAGTGCCGACAATTCTCCCGAGGATTCATTGGCCTCGTGGCCGAGCTCCACGTTTGAAG TCCCCAGCCCCGACTTCAGCTTCCACGCCAACGAGCACCTGGAGGTCTTCGTCTCGGCTTCCGAGAACCCGAACCACTTCTGGGTCCAGATCATCGGCTCCCGCACCTTCCAGCTGGACAAGCTCATCCAGGAAATGACGCAGTACTATGAAAGCGGGTGTGGG tctgATCTTCGAACGGTGCGTGCCGATGACATTGTGGCCGCCCCCTACCGGGATGACGATGCCTGGTACAGAGCCCGCGTCCTGGGCACCTTGGAGAACGGGAACCTGGACCTCTACTATGTGGATTTCGGAGACAACGGGGAAGCTCCCTTGGATCGGCTGCGGGCGTTACG gagCGACTTCCTGAGCCTGCCTTTCCAAGCCACGGAGTGCAGCCTGGCTGGCATTGCTCCCGCTG gggagcagtgggaagaAGCCGCGCTGGACGAATTCGACCGCCTCACCCACTGTGCCAAGTGGCAGCCCGTGGTGGCAAAGATCTCCAGCTACATCCCTTCCGGGAGCAGCACTTGGCCCCACGTTCAGCTGTTCAATGTCTCGAGCAAACAG aacaTCGATATCGGTGAGGAGTTGGTGCGCTTGGGCCACGCCGtgcggcgcctgcaggaggaaggAGCGGCCGCGGGAGATGGACCTCACCGGGCCGGACCAGGGACAGCGTCCAGCGGCATCCTCCCAATTCAG GGAAACACCCTTGAGACGTCTCTAGAGAGCCTTCTGTCCGACACCCAGAAGACCCCGGATGAGATGCCCACGACCCTCTCCTGCATCAGCCTCTCAG ATGCTCCGATTGAGCGACTCCGCAGTGACACGGAACCACCCTGTCCGGCATCCTCCCTGCTCGGATCCGCACAGATGGCCAGTGCCGTCTCCTGTGTTTCCGGGGAGTCCTCCACCCCTGCCGGTCCTCCACCTCTGCCTGGCTGTGGACCGGACGTCCCCGAGGGGCCCCCGGCACAGTCCAAGGTTGCAGCCGAGGCAGCGTCTCCCATATCCCCCACGGCGTTTGGGGCCGCAGCCAACCAGACGTCCAGCCCCGTGGCCCCTCCCGAGGTGACCCCCTCGCCCGTCTCGCTGTCAAGGAGCGGTACCTCGGAGCCGGCCTCCTGCCTCAGCCTGCCGGACAGCAGCACCTACTCTCCCCGGGGCTACTACTACCTTTCCACCACCGAGTTTCTGTCCGATTCCTCCGTCGTTTGCAAAGGGTCTCCCTCTTTGGACGAGCCCTGCCGGGAAGAGTCCTCTTCCCCCCGGCCCGTCGGCGGCTCGTATATCGTCAGCTCCGGTTCGGACCTCAGCAAGGAGGAAG AAGTGGTCTCCGGTTCGGAAAGCGTCGACGTCTTCCAGTTCGAAGACAGCTCCTAG
- the TDRKH gene encoding tudor and KH domain-containing protein isoform X2 yields the protein MSSERSSWGSLTTLQKVALALGIPASGAILYILYRRYRESQEERLTFVGEEEIEIEMKVPQDAVRLLIGRHGANIKQLRKDTRARINVDMEESKVDQLIRICGSPVQVCKAKAAIHQILAENLQVEEQMHVPQRAVGRIIGRGGETVRSICRTTGAKVNCDRQGDGAFSLTRLITISGTRKEVDAAKELITEKLSEDEVFHRKLAESASCRPLRKQPLGTKKEEGAGDRGDGLPSITWPSYPSQEEQEAEKSQAAAPPDDPQELRSADNSPEDSLASWPSSTFEVPSPDFSFHANEHLEVFVSASENPNHFWVQIIGSRTFQLDKLIQEMTQYYESGCGSDLRTVRADDIVAAPYRDDDAWYRARVLGTLENGNLDLYYVDFGDNGEAPLDRLRALRSDFLSLPFQATECSLAGIAPAGEQWEEAALDEFDRLTHCAKWQPVVAKISSYIPSGSSTWPHVQLFNVSSKQNIDIGEELVRLGHAVRRLQEEGAAAGDGPHRAGPGTASSGILPIQGNTLETSLESLLSDTQKTPDEMPTTLSCISLSEVVSGSESVDVFQFEDSS from the exons ATGTCCAGTGAGCGGAGCTCGTGGGGCAGCCTGACGACGCTGCAGAAGGTGGCTCTGGCCCTCGGGATCCCGGCCAGCGGCGCCATCCTCTACATCCTTTACCGCCGTTACAGGGAGAGCCAAG AGGAACGGCTGACGTTTGTGGGCGAAGAGGAGATCGAAATAGAGATGAAGGTGCCCCAGGATGCCGTCAGACTGCTGATTGGCCGCCACGGAGCCAACATCAAGCAG CTGAGAAAGGACACCCGCGCCCGCATCAACGTGGACATGGAGGAGTCCAAAGTGGATCAGCTGATCCGGATCTGCGGCTCCCCCGTCCAGGTGTGCAAGGCCAAAGCCGCCATCCACCAGATCCTGGCGGAGaacctgcaggtggaggagcagatgCACGTTCCCCAGCGGGCCGTCGGGCGCATCATTG GCAGAGGTGGGGAGACGGTGCGGTCCATCTGCCGTACCACGGGGGCCAAGGTGAACTGCGACCGGCAAGGGGACGGAGCCTTCTCACTCACCCGGCTTATCACGATCTCGGGGACCCGTAAGGAGGTGGATGCTGCCAAG gagcTGATCACCGAGAAGCTTTCGGAAGACGAAGTTTTCCACCGGAAGCTGGCCGAGTCGGCCTCGTGTCGGCCCCTGCGCAAGCAGCCTCTCGGCACGAAGAAGGAGGAAGGGGCCGGGGATCGAGGGGATGGCCTTCCCTCCATTACTTGGCCCTCTTACCCCTCCCAAGAGGAGCAGGAAGCCGAGAAgagccaggccgcggctcccccgGACGACCCACAGGAGCTGAGGAGTGCCGACAATTCTCCCGAGGATTCATTGGCCTCGTGGCCGAGCTCCACGTTTGAAG TCCCCAGCCCCGACTTCAGCTTCCACGCCAACGAGCACCTGGAGGTCTTCGTCTCGGCTTCCGAGAACCCGAACCACTTCTGGGTCCAGATCATCGGCTCCCGCACCTTCCAGCTGGACAAGCTCATCCAGGAAATGACGCAGTACTATGAAAGCGGGTGTGGG tctgATCTTCGAACGGTGCGTGCCGATGACATTGTGGCCGCCCCCTACCGGGATGACGATGCCTGGTACAGAGCCCGCGTCCTGGGCACCTTGGAGAACGGGAACCTGGACCTCTACTATGTGGATTTCGGAGACAACGGGGAAGCTCCCTTGGATCGGCTGCGGGCGTTACG gagCGACTTCCTGAGCCTGCCTTTCCAAGCCACGGAGTGCAGCCTGGCTGGCATTGCTCCCGCTG gggagcagtgggaagaAGCCGCGCTGGACGAATTCGACCGCCTCACCCACTGTGCCAAGTGGCAGCCCGTGGTGGCAAAGATCTCCAGCTACATCCCTTCCGGGAGCAGCACTTGGCCCCACGTTCAGCTGTTCAATGTCTCGAGCAAACAG aacaTCGATATCGGTGAGGAGTTGGTGCGCTTGGGCCACGCCGtgcggcgcctgcaggaggaaggAGCGGCCGCGGGAGATGGACCTCACCGGGCCGGACCAGGGACAGCGTCCAGCGGCATCCTCCCAATTCAG GGAAACACCCTTGAGACGTCTCTAGAGAGCCTTCTGTCCGACACCCAGAAGACCCCGGATGAGATGCCCACGACCCTCTCCTGCATCAGCCTCTCAG AAGTGGTCTCCGGTTCGGAAAGCGTCGACGTCTTCCAGTTCGAAGACAGCTCCTAG